GCCAGCCGTCGAACTGCCGGATATCGAGCAGCAGGCGAAAGCGGTCGTTGGCGCGGATGAACGCGTTCAGGTCTTCGGTTTCGGCCTCGTAGACATCCGCATCGATCTTGCCCAGCAGCGCGATGTGCAGCACGCCGCCGCCCAGATCGGTCTGGTGGATGGCCCCCAGAGATTCGGAGAGCCAGCGCCGCGCGTCGTCCTCGGCCCCCTTGGCAAAGACCGAGACCGGACAGGGCATGAAGATCGAAAAGCCGCGGATCAGCCGCGCGATGCCCTCCTTTGCCGTGACGATGGCCACCCGGTCGAAGCCGTTCCAGCGCGACAGGCCGAGGCGGGCATCGTCCCAGAGCGCGCCCATGGTGAAATCGGACAGGTCCGCGTCCAGCACCACCAGCATCCGCACCTTGTCGACCCGCGCCAGCGCCGCGTCGAGTGCGGGGATTAGAACATCGCTGTAGTCGTTGTCGGTGACGGGGCCGGTCATGTGAATTTCCAGCAGGTCGTCCTGCACCGCAGTCTTGACGTCGATCATCGTGGATCCTCCTGTTTTGCGATTCTCCGACAGTATCACCCGCTGCACGCGCGAACCTTGATCCACATCACATCGCCCCTGCCCCGGACGCGCAGCTTGCGCGGGGGCGAATATCGGCTAGCGTCGGCGGGGTCTGCAAAAGGGAACGGGGGAAAGCGGGTGCTGTGCAAAATCGGTGAAGTCGAGGTCTGGCGTATTCTGGACATGAACGGGCCGTTCCTGACGCCGGAAGACCTGTTTCCGAACGCGGGGCCGGATGTGGCCCGGATCTTCGCCGATCTGGTGCCCGGGG
Above is a genomic segment from Sulfitobacter sp. HNIBRBA3233 containing:
- a CDS encoding STAS/SEC14 domain-containing protein, with translation MIDVKTAVQDDLLEIHMTGPVTDNDYSDVLIPALDAALARVDKVRMLVVLDADLSDFTMGALWDDARLGLSRWNGFDRVAIVTAKEGIARLIRGFSIFMPCPVSVFAKGAEDDARRWLSESLGAIHQTDLGGGVLHIALLGKIDADVYEAETEDLNAFIRANDRFRLLLDIRQFDGWQGLTALAAHFRLVRDHAGQLDRAAIVGNARWKGMVVQVVKRLIGKEARYFGGNDFAAAKAWITAD